One Bombus pyrosoma isolate SC7728 linkage group LG9, ASM1482585v1, whole genome shotgun sequence genomic window carries:
- the LOC122571114 gene encoding pupal cuticle protein 20-like isoform X2, producing MHLAVALLAIVGTCHAARLDNTYLPPGNAGTAGGAGLIQAPNRGHGGPGGPGGPGRPGGPGGPGGPGGPGGPGGPGAPGAYGGGGGGGGAFGGGGGSGAFGGGGGGAYGGPGGGGGGPRGGPGGGQEIPIVSFNNQNAGDGNYQFSYETGNGISAQETGHQQGNAEAVSGSYSYTGPDGVQYSISYTADEEGFHPQGAHLPTPPPIPPEIQRGVELALAAEARGENQDTSGGGGGGNGGGGGYPSGGGYNGGGGGGGGGGGRGGGGGGGPYQGPNSYQTSSGGYHY from the exons atgcat CTCGCTGTCGCGTTGTTGGCCATCGTCGGTACGTGTCACGCCGCCCGACTAGACAATACTTACCTTCCTCCGGGCAATGCAGGCACCGCAGGAGGCGCAGGATTAATACAAGCTCCGAATCGTGGCCACGGTGGTCCAGGTGGTCCTGGGGGACCTGGTAGACCAGGTGGACCAGGCGGACCAGGTGGACCGGGTGGACCGGGTGGACCGGGTGGACCTGGTGCACCAGGAGCATATGGCGGTGGTGGCGGAGGAGGTGGCGCTTTTGGTGGCGGCGGAGGTAGTGGTGCGTTTGGCGGTGGAGGCGGAGGTGCCTACGGAGGAC CCGGTGGAGGCGGTGGTGGGCCAAGAGGAGGACCTGGAGGAGGCCAAGAGATACCTATCGTCTCGTTCAACAATCAGAATGCCGGTGATGGCAACTACCAATTCAGCTACGAAACAGGAAATGGTATCAGTGCGCAAGAAACGGGTCACCAGCAAG GCAACGCGGAAGCGGTGAGCGGATCATACTCGTACACCGGACCTGATGGTGTACAGTATAGCATCAGCTACACCGCGGATGAAGAAGGTTTCCATCCCCAAGGCGCACATTTGCCAACACCACCTCCAATTCCACCAGAAATTCAACGAGGCGTCGAGTTAGCACTCGCGGCTGAGGCCAGAGGCGAAAATCAAGATACTtccggtggtggtggtggcggtAATGGTGGCGGAGGAGGATATCCTTCAGGGGGTGGATACA acGGAGGCGGtggaggtggtggtggtggcggcggCCGAGGAGGTGGCGGCGGTGGTGGACCCTATCAGGGTCCAAACTCGTACCAAACAAGCTCGGGCGGATACCATTATTAG
- the LOC122571114 gene encoding pupal cuticle protein 20-like isoform X1, with the protein MRSLAVALLAIVGTCHAARLDNTYLPPGNAGTAGGAGLIQAPNRGHGGPGGPGGPGRPGGPGGPGGPGGPGGPGGPGAPGAYGGGGGGGGAFGGGGGSGAFGGGGGGAYGGPGGGGGGPRGGPGGGQEIPIVSFNNQNAGDGNYQFSYETGNGISAQETGHQQGNAEAVSGSYSYTGPDGVQYSISYTADEEGFHPQGAHLPTPPPIPPEIQRGVELALAAEARGENQDTSGGGGGGNGGGGGYPSGGGYNGGGGGGGGGGGRGGGGGGGPYQGPNSYQTSSGGYHY; encoded by the exons ATGAGATCG CTCGCTGTCGCGTTGTTGGCCATCGTCGGTACGTGTCACGCCGCCCGACTAGACAATACTTACCTTCCTCCGGGCAATGCAGGCACCGCAGGAGGCGCAGGATTAATACAAGCTCCGAATCGTGGCCACGGTGGTCCAGGTGGTCCTGGGGGACCTGGTAGACCAGGTGGACCAGGCGGACCAGGTGGACCGGGTGGACCGGGTGGACCGGGTGGACCTGGTGCACCAGGAGCATATGGCGGTGGTGGCGGAGGAGGTGGCGCTTTTGGTGGCGGCGGAGGTAGTGGTGCGTTTGGCGGTGGAGGCGGAGGTGCCTACGGAGGAC CCGGTGGAGGCGGTGGTGGGCCAAGAGGAGGACCTGGAGGAGGCCAAGAGATACCTATCGTCTCGTTCAACAATCAGAATGCCGGTGATGGCAACTACCAATTCAGCTACGAAACAGGAAATGGTATCAGTGCGCAAGAAACGGGTCACCAGCAAG GCAACGCGGAAGCGGTGAGCGGATCATACTCGTACACCGGACCTGATGGTGTACAGTATAGCATCAGCTACACCGCGGATGAAGAAGGTTTCCATCCCCAAGGCGCACATTTGCCAACACCACCTCCAATTCCACCAGAAATTCAACGAGGCGTCGAGTTAGCACTCGCGGCTGAGGCCAGAGGCGAAAATCAAGATACTtccggtggtggtggtggcggtAATGGTGGCGGAGGAGGATATCCTTCAGGGGGTGGATACA acGGAGGCGGtggaggtggtggtggtggcggcggCCGAGGAGGTGGCGGCGGTGGTGGACCCTATCAGGGTCCAAACTCGTACCAAACAAGCTCGGGCGGATACCATTATTAG
- the LOC122571116 gene encoding uncharacterized protein LOC122571116 isoform X1, with protein sequence MAEDQEQGHPNNVFLFRLAILNSFKRIAESVSEDAFVDALTILTILKTKPSMGQKLHKAMCSELLDKMNGDLEDILNEGSLREGLEKVAKLSDANSSVTEGTWRPPGNVSLHLRSLDAQKIKEESELLEKQVNEMEEENTILMKRIAEKRSNIVAMNDGMIQSLNKSLNVIDSLKKRREWLEKCFVLLEH encoded by the exons ATGGCGGAGGATCAAGAACAGGGACATCCGAACAATGTTTTCTTATTTCGACTAGctattttaaacagttttaAACGCATCGCAGAATCAGTGAG CGAGGATGCTTTCGTGGATGCTCTTACGATTCTTACAATTCTCAAGACAAAGCCGAGTATGGGGCAAAAGTTGCATAAAGCAATGTGCTCGGAGCTTCTCGATAAAATGAATGGCGATTTAGAAGATATATTAAACGAAGGATCCTTGCGGGAAGGATTGGAAAAAGTTGCGAAATTATCGGACGCAAATTCTTCCGTGACCGAAGGTACTTG GAGACCACCGGGTAATGTATCCTTACATTTACGTTCACTAGATGCgcagaaaattaaagaagaaagcgAATTGTTGGAAAAACAAGTAAACgagatggaagaagaaaacacaATTCTAATGAAAAGGATTGCAGAAAAGAGATCAAATATAGTGGCCATGAATGACGGCATGATACAGTCTTTAAATAAGTCACTAAATGTGAtagattcattaaaaaaaagaagggaatggttagaaaaatgtttcgtactACTGGAgcattaa
- the LOC122571116 gene encoding uncharacterized protein LOC122571116 isoform X2, translating into MNKMYCRLRYIYEDAFVDALTILTILKTKPSMGQKLHKAMCSELLDKMNGDLEDILNEGSLREGLEKVAKLSDANSSVTEGTWRPPGNVSLHLRSLDAQKIKEESELLEKQVNEMEEENTILMKRIAEKRSNIVAMNDGMIQSLNKSLNVIDSLKKRREWLEKCFVLLEH; encoded by the exons ATGAACAAGATGTATTGTCGGTTACGTTACATATA CGAGGATGCTTTCGTGGATGCTCTTACGATTCTTACAATTCTCAAGACAAAGCCGAGTATGGGGCAAAAGTTGCATAAAGCAATGTGCTCGGAGCTTCTCGATAAAATGAATGGCGATTTAGAAGATATATTAAACGAAGGATCCTTGCGGGAAGGATTGGAAAAAGTTGCGAAATTATCGGACGCAAATTCTTCCGTGACCGAAGGTACTTG GAGACCACCGGGTAATGTATCCTTACATTTACGTTCACTAGATGCgcagaaaattaaagaagaaagcgAATTGTTGGAAAAACAAGTAAACgagatggaagaagaaaacacaATTCTAATGAAAAGGATTGCAGAAAAGAGATCAAATATAGTGGCCATGAATGACGGCATGATACAGTCTTTAAATAAGTCACTAAATGTGAtagattcattaaaaaaaagaagggaatggttagaaaaatgtttcgtactACTGGAgcattaa
- the LOC122571117 gene encoding uncharacterized protein LOC122571117 isoform X2, with protein MLWRHAAILRNRSNYQLYRMYKEIDDVESELLECQKECATTEIEIYNANQLKDKGTYVLENVKRRYNDLEEELKEVHCNYLKCIEKANNESIQQKIDSLTLQRDNLKRELEELNKAADANNKKIVAVKKMIKIQEKKNMALIRKLKKFQITPDLNDRVNMILTDPRLIKQNNSN; from the exons ATCAATTATACCGAATGTACAAGGAGATAGACGATGTTGAATCAGAATTATTAGAATGTCAAAAAGAATGTGCAACTACCgagatagaaatatataatgcGAATCAATTGAAAGATAAGGGGACATATGTATTGGAAAATGTGAAGAGAAGATACAATGACTTAGAGGAAGAATTAAAGGAAGttcattgtaattatttaaaatgcatTGAGAAGGCAAACAATGAAAGTATTCAACAGAAAATTGATTCATTAACATTGCAGAgagataatttgaaaagagaattagaagaattaaaCAAAGCAGCAgatgcaaataataaaaaaatagtggcagtgaaaaaaatgattaaaattcaaGAG aagaaaaatatggcgctaatacgaaaattgaaaaaatttcagatAACGCCAGATTTAAATGATAGAGTAAATATGATCCTAACTGATCCCAGACTTATCAAACAAAATAactctaattaa
- the LOC122571117 gene encoding uncharacterized protein LOC122571117 isoform X1, which produces MDCNNHNIDQLLSFDQLYRMYKEIDDVESELLECQKECATTEIEIYNANQLKDKGTYVLENVKRRYNDLEEELKEVHCNYLKCIEKANNESIQQKIDSLTLQRDNLKRELEELNKAADANNKKIVAVKKMIKIQEKKNMALIRKLKKFQITPDLNDRVNMILTDPRLIKQNNSN; this is translated from the exons ATCAATTATACCGAATGTACAAGGAGATAGACGATGTTGAATCAGAATTATTAGAATGTCAAAAAGAATGTGCAACTACCgagatagaaatatataatgcGAATCAATTGAAAGATAAGGGGACATATGTATTGGAAAATGTGAAGAGAAGATACAATGACTTAGAGGAAGAATTAAAGGAAGttcattgtaattatttaaaatgcatTGAGAAGGCAAACAATGAAAGTATTCAACAGAAAATTGATTCATTAACATTGCAGAgagataatttgaaaagagaattagaagaattaaaCAAAGCAGCAgatgcaaataataaaaaaatagtggcagtgaaaaaaatgattaaaattcaaGAG aagaaaaatatggcgctaatacgaaaattgaaaaaatttcagatAACGCCAGATTTAAATGATAGAGTAAATATGATCCTAACTGATCCCAGACTTATCAAACAAAATAactctaattaa